In Vibrio tritonius, the following are encoded in one genomic region:
- a CDS encoding carboxylate/amino acid/amine transporter, with amino-acid sequence MFYLSAVTLLWAFSFSLIGVYLSGQVDSWFAVLMRIALASLVFLPFLKFKNISGKLIIKLMAIGGIQLGLMYCFYYQSFLLLTVPEVLLFTVFTPIYVTLIYDLLKGRFSPWYLVTALIAVAGAAIIKFSGINQNFVLGFLVVQGANLCFAIGQVGYKYVMEKEAAEIPQRTIFGYFYLGALVVASVAFLLMGNLNKLPTTATQWGILIYLGVIASGLGYFVWNKGACLVNAGALAIMNNALVPAGLIVNILIWNRDVDYPRLILGGIVILFSLWANETWIKRLAQKSYARSN; translated from the coding sequence ATGTTTTATCTATCTGCTGTCACCCTACTATGGGCATTCTCTTTCAGCCTGATCGGCGTTTATCTTTCCGGTCAGGTTGATTCTTGGTTTGCGGTACTGATGCGTATTGCTCTCGCCAGCCTCGTCTTTCTGCCATTTCTCAAATTCAAAAACATATCAGGCAAGCTGATCATTAAATTAATGGCGATTGGCGGCATCCAACTCGGATTGATGTATTGTTTCTATTACCAATCCTTCCTACTACTGACGGTTCCCGAAGTATTGCTGTTTACCGTATTTACTCCCATCTATGTCACCTTGATTTATGACTTACTCAAAGGGAGATTCTCACCTTGGTATTTGGTGACCGCTCTCATCGCGGTGGCAGGCGCAGCCATTATTAAGTTCTCCGGCATTAACCAAAACTTCGTTTTAGGATTTCTCGTGGTGCAAGGAGCTAACCTTTGCTTCGCCATTGGCCAAGTGGGCTACAAATATGTAATGGAAAAAGAAGCCGCTGAGATTCCACAACGCACGATATTTGGCTATTTCTATCTCGGCGCTCTCGTTGTTGCGTCAGTTGCCTTTTTACTAATGGGTAACCTAAATAAACTGCCAACTACGGCTACACAATGGGGTATTTTGATCTATCTTGGCGTCATTGCTTCGGGTCTAGGCTACTTTGTGTGGAATAAGGGCGCCTGCTTAGTCAACGCAGGCGCGTTAGCTATCATGAATAACGCACTGGTTCCGGCAGGGCTTATCGTTAATATTCTGATTTGGAATCGAGATGTGGACTACCCTCGCCTTATTCTTGGGGGCATTGTTATCCTGTTTTCATTGTGGGCCAACGAAACTTGGATAAAACGCCTAGCGCAAAAAAGTTACGCGCGTTCAAATTGA
- a CDS encoding class I SAM-dependent methyltransferase, with the protein MQIQLIAEAPERQGELDLLATRWKLEHSSQSLFALVLTDERLELRKLDEPKLGAIYVDWVTGAVAHRRKFGGGKGQAIAKAAGLNKGVMPTVLDGTAGLGRDAFVLASLGCKVQLVERHPVVAALLDDGLQRAKQDPEIGAWVQERVNLIHASSHDALHQLARDPNFARPDVVYLDPMYPHPEGKKKSALVKKEMRVFQSLVGADNDADGLLEPALALATKRVVVKRPDYAEWLNQHKPTMAIETKKNRFDVYVLSAMKED; encoded by the coding sequence TTGCAGATACAACTGATTGCTGAAGCACCTGAGCGTCAAGGTGAATTAGACCTTTTGGCGACACGCTGGAAGCTTGAACATTCGAGCCAGAGCCTTTTTGCTTTAGTGCTGACAGACGAGCGACTTGAGTTACGCAAATTGGACGAGCCTAAGCTTGGCGCAATCTATGTTGATTGGGTCACTGGGGCCGTTGCACACCGCCGTAAGTTTGGTGGTGGTAAAGGGCAGGCGATAGCTAAAGCTGCTGGCTTAAATAAAGGCGTTATGCCGACTGTGTTAGATGGTACGGCAGGCCTTGGCCGTGATGCTTTTGTACTGGCGTCGTTGGGCTGTAAAGTGCAGCTGGTGGAACGTCATCCGGTTGTTGCCGCGTTGCTTGATGATGGCTTACAAAGAGCCAAGCAAGACCCTGAGATCGGTGCTTGGGTGCAAGAACGAGTGAATTTAATCCATGCATCAAGCCATGATGCATTACACCAACTTGCTCGAGACCCGAATTTTGCTCGTCCAGATGTGGTCTATCTTGATCCTATGTATCCACATCCAGAAGGCAAAAAGAAATCTGCCTTAGTGAAAAAAGAGATGCGAGTCTTTCAATCACTGGTTGGTGCCGATAATGATGCGGATGGTCTGTTAGAGCCCGCTCTAGCACTCGCGACAAAACGTGTGGTCGTAAAGCGTCCAGATTACGCAGAATGGTTGAATCAACACAAACCGACCATGGCGATTGAGACGAAGAAAAACCGTTTTGATGTGTATGTGTTGTCTGCGATGAAAGAAGATTAG
- the asnC gene encoding transcriptional regulator AsnC — protein sequence MTSPVAAIKLDDLDRAILKILMDDARTPYAEMAKQFNVSPATIHVRIEKMKSSDIIQGTEVVVNTKKLGYDVCCFIGINLNAARDYHSALTKLNALDEVVEAYYTTGAYNIFVKLMCRSIEELQHVLIDKLQAIDEVQSTETLISLQNPINRNVNP from the coding sequence ATGACGAGCCCTGTAGCTGCGATAAAACTTGATGATTTAGACAGAGCTATTCTAAAGATCTTAATGGACGATGCTCGAACACCCTACGCTGAAATGGCCAAACAGTTTAACGTTAGCCCCGCCACAATCCACGTGCGTATCGAGAAAATGAAATCTTCCGATATTATTCAAGGTACAGAGGTGGTGGTAAATACAAAAAAACTCGGTTACGACGTTTGCTGCTTTATTGGTATTAACCTTAACGCAGCCCGTGATTACCATTCTGCTTTGACAAAACTTAATGCTTTAGATGAAGTGGTAGAAGCCTACTACACCACTGGTGCTTATAATATCTTTGTCAAATTAATGTGTCGCTCTATCGAAGAACTTCAACATGTACTTATCGATAAATTACAAGCAATTGATGAAGTGCAATCAACAGAAACATTAATTTCATTACAAAATCCAATTAATCGGAATGTAAATCCTTAA
- the tsrA gene encoding H-NS-like global regulator TsrA, producing MSLTTYEMARILEQLDESPEKVMFGKLLSELGNQSSERIRSAAKQVPISVLRDLVYQFQQVIDSRKNEQVDVLAKELAQQGISAEELLKYLNK from the coding sequence TGTCTCTTACAACCTATGAAATGGCTCGAATTTTAGAACAACTTGATGAGTCTCCAGAAAAGGTTATGTTTGGCAAACTACTTAGTGAATTGGGCAACCAAAGTAGTGAACGTATTCGCAGTGCGGCAAAACAAGTACCTATTAGCGTCCTACGTGATCTGGTTTATCAATTTCAACAAGTAATTGATTCACGTAAAAACGAACAAGTTGATGTTCTGGCAAAAGAACTAGCACAACAAGGCATATCAGCTGAAGAATTATTAAAATATCTGAATAAATAA